The following coding sequences lie in one Maylandia zebra isolate NMK-2024a linkage group LG14, Mzebra_GT3a, whole genome shotgun sequence genomic window:
- the LOC101484375 gene encoding C5a anaphylatoxin chemotactic receptor 1-like, with the protein MDYGDYNYTFPDDNNTFPEIIESVTPEIQPIQIVALVMYSLVVLLGVPGNAVVVWVTGFCMSRSVTSLWFLNLALADLLCCLSIPLLMVPLVHDDHWHFGPLACMLIRGLFYLVMYCSILQLVVISVDRLLLVIRPIWCQNHRRPKQGAYGCVVVWILALIGSIPQFVYAKQIVAGDEKRECRMEYTVDSAWPISAFRFLIGFIIPFLVILVCHLVVFSKTQRRMTRGRTGSKKTLRVIIAVVLSFFLCWIPLHIVVFLMLTTSRVSSASPKLHLAHVVALFLAYFNSCLNPLLYVCLGQSFKDSMNRSLRNILHFISEDPTTKKSITNVDTKSTSNGKEMTTI; encoded by the coding sequence ATGGATTACGGTGACTATAATTACACATTTCCTGATGATAATAACACATTTCCTGAGATTATTGAGTCTGTGACTCCTGAGATTCAGCCGATCCAGATAGTGGCTCTGGTCATGTACAGCCTTGTGGTCCTGCTGGGTGTGCCTGGAAATGCTGTGGTGGTGTGGGTGACGGGGTTCTGCATGTCCCGCTCTGTCACCTCCCTCTGGTTCCTCAACCTCGCTCTGGCTGATCTTCTGTGCTGCCTCTCCATCCCCTTGCTTATGGTCCCTTTGGTCCATGACGATCACTGGCACTTCGGTCCGCTGGCCTGCATGCTCATCAGAGGCCTGTTTTACCTGGTGATGTACTGCAGCATCCTGCAGCTGGTTGTGATCAGCGTGGATCGTTTGTTGCTGGTCATTAGACCCATCTGGTGTCAGAACCACAGGCGCCCCAAACAGGGTGCTTATGGATGTGTTGTTGTGTGGATCCTGGCCCTGATAGGCAGTATCCCACAGTTTGTGTACGCCAAGCAGATTGTGGCAGGTGACGAGAAGAGAGAGTGTAGGATGGAGTACACTGTAGACAGTGCCTGGCCTATCTCTGCTTTTCGCTTCCTGATTGGATTCATTATTCCTTTCCTGGTTATTCTAGTTTGTCACTTGGTGGTTTTCAGCAAGACACAGAGGAGAATGACACGAGGTCGGACTGGATCCAAGAAAACCCTGAGGGTCATCATCGCTGTGGTGCTGAGCTTCTTCTTGTGCTGGATACCTTTGCACATTGTGGTTTTCCTCATGCTGACCACCTCTCGGGTTTCCTCTGCGAGCCCCAAACTTCACCTGGCACATGTTGTAGCGCTCTTCCTGGCTTACTTCAACAGCTGCCTCAACCCTCTGCTCTATGTGTGTCTGGGTCAAAGCTTCAAAGACAGCATGAACCGCTCCCTGCGTAACATCCTCCACTTTATCAGCGAGGATCCGACTACCAAGAAGAGTATCACTAATGTGGACACCAAGAGCACCAGTAATGGCAAGGAGATGACAACAATATGA